A stretch of the Candidatus Limnocylindrales bacterium genome encodes the following:
- the glpK gene encoding glycerol kinase GlpK: MPRFVLAIDQGTTGSTVMVFDDEGRVRSRAYSEFTQHYPKPAWVEHDAEEIWLVTHGLIGKALAAARIKPEQLAGIGITNQRETALVWDRKSGQPIHKAIVWQDRRTAAACEKLRKDGHEKDVRRKTGLVLDPYFSGTKIGWLLGNVRGARARAERGELCFGTIDSWLIWKLTGGASHVTDYTNASRTMLLNIRTRQWDASLGAMLAVPLAMMPKVLPSAGIFGETAPGIVGRTAIPISGVAGDQQAALFGQACIKPGMTKNTYGTGCFLMMYAGEEPLESRNGLVTTLCCRADGSPAYALEGSVFIAGAAVQWLRDGLRLIKTAADSEGAARRVDSTLGTYVVPAFAGLGAPYWDADARGAVVGLTRGVTADHLIRATLEALAYQTRDVVDAMAADSGRKLRMLRVDGGATANDFLMQFQADILGVSVDRPTVIETTAAGAAFLAGVGAGVWKSSRELEAVRKVDRVFKPAMNARQRAELYDGWKAAVERVRSQG, translated from the coding sequence ATGCCGCGCTTCGTACTTGCCATCGACCAGGGAACCACCGGCTCCACCGTCATGGTCTTCGACGACGAAGGCCGGGTGCGCTCGCGCGCCTACTCCGAGTTCACCCAGCACTATCCCAAGCCGGCCTGGGTCGAGCATGACGCCGAAGAGATCTGGCTGGTCACGCATGGCCTGATCGGCAAGGCGCTGGCGGCCGCCAGGATCAAGCCCGAGCAGCTCGCCGGCATCGGCATCACCAATCAGCGCGAGACGGCGCTGGTATGGGACCGCAAGAGCGGGCAGCCCATCCACAAGGCCATCGTCTGGCAGGACCGGCGCACGGCGGCCGCCTGCGAAAAGCTTCGCAAGGACGGCCACGAGAAGGACGTCCGCCGCAAGACCGGCCTGGTTCTCGATCCCTACTTCTCCGGAACCAAGATCGGCTGGCTGCTCGGCAACGTTCGCGGCGCGCGCGCGCGTGCCGAGCGAGGCGAGCTCTGCTTCGGCACCATCGACAGCTGGCTCATCTGGAAGCTGACCGGGGGCGCTTCGCACGTCACCGACTACACCAACGCCTCGCGCACCATGCTGCTCAACATCCGCACGCGGCAGTGGGACGCCTCGCTCGGCGCCATGCTGGCGGTGCCGCTGGCGATGATGCCCAAGGTGCTGCCGTCGGCGGGGATCTTCGGCGAGACCGCGCCGGGAATCGTGGGCAGGACCGCCATCCCGATCTCGGGCGTTGCCGGCGACCAGCAGGCGGCGCTGTTCGGCCAGGCCTGCATCAAGCCGGGCATGACCAAGAACACGTACGGCACCGGCTGCTTCCTGATGATGTACGCCGGGGAGGAGCCGCTCGAGTCGCGAAACGGACTCGTCACCACGCTGTGCTGTCGCGCCGACGGCTCGCCCGCCTACGCGCTGGAGGGCTCCGTATTCATCGCCGGCGCTGCCGTGCAATGGCTGCGCGACGGGCTGCGCCTGATCAAGACCGCCGCCGACAGCGAGGGCGCTGCGCGTCGCGTCGACTCCACGCTCGGCACCTACGTCGTTCCTGCCTTCGCTGGCCTCGGTGCGCCCTACTGGGATGCCGATGCCCGCGGGGCGGTGGTGGGCCTGACGCGCGGCGTGACGGCCGATCATCTGATCCGTGCCACGCTCGAAGCGCTCGCCTATCAGACGCGCGACGTCGTCGACGCGATGGCCGCCGACAGCGGCCGCAAGCTGCGCATGCTGCGCGTGGACGGCGGCGCCACCGCCAACGATTTTCTCATGCAGTTCCAGGCCGACATCCTCGGCGTGTCCGTCGATCGCCCCACCGTCATCGAAACGACCGCGGCCGGCGCCGCGTTCCTGGCCGGCGTCGGCGCGGGTGTCTGGAAGAGCTCGCGCGAGCTGGAGGCCGTCCGCAAGGTCGACCGCGTCTTCAAGCCCGCCATGAACGCGCGCCAGCGCGCGGAGCTCTACGACGGCTGGAAAGCCGCCGTCGAGCGCGTTCGCAGCCAAGGCTGA
- a CDS encoding protein-L-isoaspartate(D-aspartate) O-methyltransferase, protein MCKLLSAAAAALVAIAAPATVALQMAVAADAATAETAADNGPAGAAQDADGGSAAASASAGEEAARKRRAMVETITAYSRMSGPPFSKRVLAAMAKVAREDFVPEDLRMRAYDDLPLPIGHGQTISQPYIVALMTELADVTAGEMVLEVGTGSGYQAAVLAELGAVVFTIEIVEPLAEQARTRLKGRGYDNVHVRAGDGYAGWPEHAPFDAVIVTAAPDRIPPPLIEQLASGGKLVVPVGEAGAVQQLTVVEKAADGSVAERAVTPVRFVPLTRPK, encoded by the coding sequence ATGTGCAAGCTGTTGTCTGCAGCAGCCGCAGCGCTGGTGGCGATCGCCGCGCCGGCGACCGTCGCCCTGCAGATGGCCGTGGCCGCGGATGCGGCGACCGCGGAGACGGCGGCGGACAACGGCCCGGCCGGCGCCGCGCAGGATGCGGATGGCGGCTCGGCGGCGGCCAGTGCGAGCGCCGGCGAGGAAGCCGCCAGGAAGCGCCGGGCAATGGTCGAAACGATCACGGCGTACTCGAGGATGAGCGGCCCGCCGTTCTCCAAGCGCGTCCTTGCCGCGATGGCCAAGGTCGCGCGCGAAGACTTCGTGCCGGAAGATCTGCGCATGCGTGCCTACGACGACTTGCCGCTGCCGATCGGACACGGGCAGACGATCTCGCAGCCCTACATCGTGGCTCTGATGACCGAGCTGGCCGACGTCACCGCGGGCGAGATGGTGCTCGAGGTCGGCACCGGCTCCGGATACCAGGCCGCGGTCCTTGCCGAGCTCGGCGCCGTCGTGTTCACCATCGAGATCGTCGAGCCGCTGGCCGAGCAGGCTCGGACGCGGCTGAAAGGCCGCGGCTACGACAACGTGCACGTCCGGGCAGGCGACGGGTACGCCGGCTGGCCCGAGCACGCGCCCTTCGATGCCGTGATCGTCACCGCGGCGCCCGACCGCATTCCGCCGCCGCTGATCGAGCAGCTGGCCAGCGGCGGAAAGCTGGTGGTTCCGGTTGGCGAGGCAGGAGCGGTGCAGCAGCTGACGGTGGTGGAGAAGGCCGCCGATGGAAGCGTTGCCGAGCGCGCGGTCACGCCCGTGCGCTTCGTGCCGCTGACGCGGCCGAAGTGA
- a CDS encoding ArsA-related P-loop ATPase, whose translation MSGPTLRDVLSGKRLIVLVGEGGVGKTSTAAAIAYASARMGSSVGVLTVDPAPRLGDALGARDIGAAPRAVELPEAGAGSLVAMRLDSKRTFDRMVERYAPSPQAARALLRHPIYEAISGSLGGSEHYMAFQRLHELVEAGGPDVLVVDTPPATDAAELLSAPARLTGLLDTGALSILAEPARILARAGGALARASISVLLALVERITGDALQKSVGEFVRLFGDILGGLENRAREIDAVLRAPQTAFVLVVRPRAQDVARALAFHRALADIGIEVAAIVVNRMTPPPPADRLRSRAERLADAPAPVRGAVAAMEREMDALRLIESQALARLRSALAGTAAPIIVPLRALEVDVATLADIGALADQLMVTPAPGPQARRSPSAGSAAGGE comes from the coding sequence GTGAGCGGGCCGACGCTCCGTGACGTCCTCTCGGGCAAGCGCCTGATCGTGCTGGTCGGCGAAGGCGGCGTCGGCAAGACCTCGACGGCGGCCGCGATCGCCTATGCGTCGGCGCGCATGGGCAGCAGCGTCGGCGTCCTTACCGTCGACCCGGCGCCGCGCCTCGGCGATGCGCTGGGCGCGCGCGACATCGGCGCCGCGCCGCGCGCGGTGGAGCTGCCGGAGGCGGGCGCGGGATCGCTGGTGGCGATGCGTCTGGATTCCAAGCGCACGTTCGACCGCATGGTGGAGCGCTACGCGCCGAGCCCGCAGGCAGCGCGCGCGCTGCTTCGCCATCCGATCTACGAGGCCATCTCCGGATCGCTCGGCGGCTCCGAGCACTACATGGCATTCCAGCGCCTGCACGAGCTGGTCGAAGCCGGTGGCCCCGACGTGCTCGTCGTCGACACGCCGCCGGCCACCGATGCGGCCGAGCTGCTGTCGGCGCCGGCGCGCCTGACCGGCCTGCTCGACACCGGCGCGCTTTCCATTCTCGCCGAGCCGGCGCGCATCCTGGCACGCGCCGGCGGCGCGCTGGCCCGCGCGTCGATCAGCGTGCTGCTGGCGCTGGTCGAGCGCATCACCGGCGACGCGCTGCAGAAGAGCGTCGGCGAGTTCGTGCGCCTCTTCGGCGACATCCTCGGCGGGCTCGAGAACCGAGCGCGCGAGATCGACGCCGTTCTTCGCGCGCCGCAGACCGCGTTCGTGCTGGTGGTGCGGCCGCGTGCGCAGGACGTGGCGCGCGCTCTGGCCTTCCATCGCGCCTTGGCCGACATCGGCATCGAGGTCGCGGCCATCGTCGTCAACCGCATGACGCCTCCGCCGCCGGCCGACCGCCTGCGTTCGCGCGCCGAGCGGCTGGCCGACGCACCGGCACCGGTACGCGGGGCGGTGGCGGCGATGGAGCGCGAGATGGATGCGTTGCGGCTGATCGAGAGCCAGGCGCTGGCGCGCCTGCGATCGGCGCTGGCGGGCACGGCCGCTCCGATCATCGTGCCGCTGCGCGCGCTGGAAGTGGACGTGGCCACGCTGGCCGACATTGGCGCGCTCGCCGATCAGCTGATGGTCACGCCCGCGCCGGGGCCGCAGGCGCGGAGGAGCCCGTCAGCAGGCAGCGCCGCGGGCGGCGAATGA
- a CDS encoding ATP-binding protein produces MTGQPGRSESSTPTATAETTQALRSRRPPVHQSMADAARIGLIVVATASFVFLFAPPPRPELTGTFRLHYGGRLLLSLAGIAVCRTHTSDRVVIGVLWAMAAVLSASSAYLGILRGDYTSNALISIALCTGSAAIIPWGWRAHLVLVLIFMTGLLVDAAIIRGSLSHAIDTSILFTLVVCMGGAVYTAVSLDRARREIERRQREDEEAIASLTHQLEERVRQRTRELQKANEELAAANARLARINAELDQANTELNGFTYSVSHDIRGALRVIGGQSHMLAEEHAGALPPHGRQLAEGIRSGTIRVGQLVDALLALARVSRARLRSEPVDLEQLARTILAELAHSEPARRVEEVVEPGLAAEGDPSLLRVLLENLLSNAWKFTRPVAAARIEVGSTVEAGERVYFVRDNGTGFDMRYEGKLFRPFEKLHEPGEYEGTGIGLSTVKRVVTRHGGRVWAQSAPGRGATFHFTLPAGRGPL; encoded by the coding sequence ATGACGGGCCAGCCCGGCCGCTCCGAGAGCTCCACGCCGACCGCCACCGCCGAAACCACGCAGGCGCTGCGCAGCCGCCGACCGCCGGTGCATCAGAGCATGGCCGATGCCGCGCGCATCGGCCTGATCGTCGTCGCCACGGCTTCCTTCGTGTTCCTGTTTGCGCCGCCCCCGCGTCCCGAGCTGACCGGCACGTTCCGGCTTCACTACGGCGGGCGCCTGCTGCTGTCGCTTGCCGGCATCGCCGTCTGCCGCACCCATACCAGCGACCGCGTCGTCATCGGCGTCCTGTGGGCGATGGCGGCCGTGCTTTCGGCCTCTTCGGCGTACCTCGGGATCCTGCGCGGCGACTACACGTCCAACGCGCTCATCTCCATCGCGTTGTGCACCGGCTCGGCGGCCATCATTCCGTGGGGATGGAGAGCGCACCTCGTCCTGGTGCTGATCTTCATGACCGGCCTCCTCGTCGACGCCGCCATCATTCGCGGCAGCCTCAGTCATGCCATTGATACCTCGATCCTGTTCACGCTCGTCGTGTGCATGGGAGGCGCCGTCTACACCGCCGTGAGCCTGGACCGGGCGCGCAGGGAGATCGAGCGGCGCCAGCGCGAAGACGAGGAGGCGATCGCCTCGCTGACGCACCAGCTCGAGGAGCGCGTCCGCCAGCGGACGAGGGAGCTGCAGAAGGCCAACGAGGAGCTGGCCGCCGCCAACGCGCGCCTGGCCCGCATCAACGCGGAGCTGGATCAGGCCAATACCGAGCTGAACGGCTTCACGTATTCGGTGTCGCATGACATCCGCGGAGCGCTGCGCGTGATCGGAGGCCAGAGTCACATGCTGGCGGAAGAGCATGCAGGCGCGCTTCCGCCGCACGGCCGCCAGCTCGCCGAAGGCATACGCTCGGGAACCATCCGCGTCGGCCAGCTCGTGGACGCGCTGCTGGCGCTCGCACGCGTCTCACGCGCCAGGTTGCGCAGCGAGCCGGTCGATCTGGAGCAGCTCGCCCGAACGATCCTCGCCGAGCTCGCCCATAGCGAGCCGGCGCGTCGCGTGGAGGAGGTGGTGGAGCCGGGCCTGGCCGCGGAAGGCGATCCGTCGCTGCTGCGCGTGCTGCTCGAGAACCTGCTGAGCAATGCTTGGAAGTTCACGCGTCCGGTGGCGGCCGCGCGCATCGAGGTCGGCTCGACCGTCGAGGCCGGCGAGCGTGTCTACTTCGTGCGCGACAACGGGACCGGCTTCGACATGCGCTACGAGGGCAAACTGTTCCGTCCCTTCGAGAAGCTTCACGAGCCCGGCGAGTATGAAGGCACCGGCATCGGCCTGAGCACCGTCAAGCGCGTGGTCACGCGCCACGGCGGCCGGGTATGGGCGCAGAGCGCACCAGGACGCGGCGCGACGTTCCACTTCACGCTGCCGGCCGGTAGAGGCCCGCTCTAG
- a CDS encoding TolC family protein: MDRRLVCILCALAALPAGCAAARSMTERGYPHEAPAAPPAPAAAHATAEARYAHGSAAAPPAARAAAAPRELTLADVVDLVGQCDPALSAARLEARAMQGEVRQALARPNPQVELTAENIGGSGQHDGVDQSESTLLFAQRLELGGKRRRRGEVAARALHGETARLRERESQAVASAATLFFELLGAQAEADLAAETAAHAAAAVGDLRRRRTAGAASAVDVERARLLTARADIDAAQRHAEVAIARQRLAATWGGRGQDIDRVRGSLQPLPALPSPQALEARLAASPAMMTAAAQSARMRAELDLQRAQAVPDIVVGGGVRYLAGPEDVAFVAETGVEVPLFDRRRGAIEAAQWRTRRSERDAAATAASVRDTVGRARLEMEAADAQIEQLQARHLPVARASLAELERGYGLGTATSFDLLEARRTLLDLRIQHVRALVAYHRAAIAIEGVLGWPMQEMPASDAPPQGWPAHEMPVAQPQGWPVHEIPAARAAHEGDATCD, translated from the coding sequence ATGGATCGAAGACTCGTCTGCATTCTTTGCGCGCTGGCGGCTCTGCCGGCCGGCTGCGCCGCCGCGCGCTCGATGACCGAGCGCGGATATCCGCACGAAGCGCCTGCAGCCCCGCCGGCGCCCGCCGCTGCTCATGCGACTGCCGAGGCGAGGTACGCGCACGGGTCCGCTGCAGCGCCGCCCGCTGCACGCGCCGCTGCAGCGCCGCGCGAGCTTACGCTGGCGGATGTGGTGGACCTGGTCGGACAGTGCGACCCGGCGCTGTCCGCAGCACGGTTGGAAGCGCGCGCCATGCAGGGCGAAGTGCGGCAGGCGCTGGCGCGGCCGAACCCGCAGGTCGAGCTGACGGCCGAGAACATCGGCGGCAGCGGCCAGCACGACGGCGTCGATCAGAGCGAATCGACGCTGCTGTTCGCGCAGCGGCTCGAGCTCGGCGGCAAACGGCGCCGCCGCGGCGAAGTCGCCGCGCGCGCGTTGCACGGCGAGACGGCGCGCCTTCGCGAGCGTGAATCGCAAGCCGTGGCGTCGGCGGCCACCCTGTTCTTCGAGCTGCTCGGAGCGCAGGCCGAAGCCGATCTGGCCGCCGAGACTGCCGCGCATGCCGCCGCCGCAGTCGGCGATCTGCGGCGGCGTCGCACCGCCGGCGCGGCTTCGGCAGTCGACGTCGAACGCGCGCGGCTCCTGACGGCTCGCGCGGACATCGATGCCGCTCAGCGCCACGCCGAAGTCGCCATCGCACGACAGCGACTGGCGGCAACCTGGGGCGGGCGCGGCCAGGATATCGACCGCGTGCGCGGCAGCCTGCAGCCACTGCCGGCGCTGCCGTCGCCGCAGGCGCTGGAGGCACGCCTTGCCGCCAGCCCCGCGATGATGACGGCCGCCGCACAGTCGGCGCGCATGCGCGCCGAGCTCGACCTGCAGCGCGCGCAGGCCGTGCCCGACATCGTCGTCGGAGGAGGCGTGCGGTACCTCGCCGGTCCCGAAGACGTCGCGTTCGTGGCCGAAACCGGCGTGGAAGTTCCGCTCTTCGATCGCCGGCGCGGCGCCATCGAGGCCGCGCAGTGGCGCACGCGCCGCAGCGAGCGCGACGCCGCCGCCACGGCCGCCTCCGTGCGCGACACCGTGGGCCGCGCGCGTCTGGAGATGGAAGCGGCGGACGCGCAGATCGAGCAGCTGCAGGCCCGCCATCTGCCCGTCGCACGCGCCTCGCTGGCCGAGCTCGAGCGCGGCTACGGCCTTGGAACGGCGACCTCGTTCGATCTGCTCGAGGCCAGGCGCACTCTGCTCGACCTTCGCATCCAGCACGTGCGCGCGCTGGTCGCCTACCATCGCGCGGCCATCGCCATCGAAGGCGTGCTCGGATGGCCGATGCAGGAGATGCCCGCTTCCGACGCGCCGCCGCAGGGATGGCCGGCGCACGAGATGCCCGTTGCGCAGCCGCAAGGATGGCCGGTGCACGAGATCCCTGCCGCGCGCGCGGCGCACGAAGGAGACGCGACATGCGACTGA
- a CDS encoding AraC family transcriptional regulator ligand-binding domain-containing protein — protein MIEHSCTIGVIPVLDALAALHSLGLDTRRLTRGAKIDDKKLVEPNLRLGADAIVRLFAMAEELSGDSNIGLHAGERAPLRDLVSHLVLSCTDLEEGLRHACRFHGSVIDNTRMELEDDGDTLALAVAVPEPAMSDNHHLLEYVLILNARMLATVAGTTSVLQGVHLCHGDRRRANEASRAFGCRASFGQDRHALLLSKAQMRSHARPVNPLIGEQIEKFAQAILCPPPSDLLEHVAGTVRVLLAAGSRADRSAVSRRMHMRDGDLAARLDEAETSFPELRETVVMDAAQALLLNPSLKVEAVALCLGFGDAATFSKRFKRHCGLSPSQYRQQAYRGLLH, from the coding sequence GTGATCGAGCACAGCTGCACCATCGGCGTCATTCCCGTGCTGGACGCGCTGGCCGCGCTCCACTCCCTCGGCCTGGACACGCGCAGACTTACGCGCGGAGCGAAAATCGACGACAAGAAGCTCGTCGAGCCCAACCTGCGCCTCGGTGCCGATGCCATCGTCCGGCTCTTCGCGATGGCCGAAGAGCTGAGCGGCGATTCCAACATCGGCCTGCACGCCGGCGAACGCGCCCCCCTTCGCGATCTCGTGTCGCACCTGGTGCTCTCGTGCACCGATCTCGAAGAAGGACTGCGACACGCCTGCCGCTTCCACGGCTCGGTCATCGACAACACCAGGATGGAGCTCGAGGACGACGGCGACACGCTGGCGCTTGCGGTGGCCGTGCCCGAGCCCGCGATGAGCGACAACCATCATCTGCTCGAGTACGTGCTGATCCTGAACGCGCGGATGCTGGCCACCGTCGCCGGCACCACCTCGGTTCTGCAGGGCGTGCACCTGTGTCATGGCGACCGGCGCCGCGCCAACGAGGCCAGCCGCGCTTTCGGCTGCCGCGCCAGCTTCGGGCAGGACCGCCATGCGCTGCTGCTGTCGAAGGCGCAGATGCGCTCGCACGCGCGCCCCGTCAATCCGCTGATCGGCGAGCAGATCGAGAAGTTCGCGCAGGCGATCCTCTGCCCGCCGCCCTCCGACCTGCTCGAGCACGTCGCCGGCACCGTGCGCGTGCTGCTGGCGGCGGGAAGCCGCGCCGACCGCAGCGCCGTCAGCCGGCGCATGCACATGCGCGACGGCGACCTGGCTGCACGCCTGGATGAAGCCGAGACGTCGTTCCCCGAGCTGCGCGAGACCGTCGTGATGGACGCGGCGCAGGCACTGCTGCTCAACCCGTCGCTGAAGGTGGAAGCCGTGGCGCTGTGCCTGGGCTTCGGCGACGCAGCCACGTTCTCCAAGCGCTTCAAGCGCCATTGCGGCCTGAGCCCGAGCCAGTACCGCCAGCAGGCCTATCGGGGTCTGCTCCATTAG
- a CDS encoding 1-acyl-sn-glycerol-3-phosphate acyltransferase — protein sequence MNPERKAGAAAPAGRGDHGRIHDIFLARLTDLEHRVERELERPAPASGASQELALDAARELWRLGAGLVALATDAARRRAALAGLAASGPVDELGLDHALAETVREIVRPLARRWLGVRESRGAGLPERGGTLVLMNRSAWPLPVEALVLWSFLCDGRAGERAMVALWDDELPELPFVQDFLRRIGILSATTDNCRLLLERGAVVLSFPEGRAAGAKTYDRRYRLARFDQKALIAAAVEAGARIVPGAVVGSEESFPVLGYAAGLPITPTFPLLGLAGLLPLPLAWSFRLGAPVEYAMIDGERADVDGIADAVRARIQALLGELLSQRESIVMG from the coding sequence GTGAACCCGGAGCGCAAAGCGGGCGCTGCTGCGCCCGCCGGTCGCGGCGACCACGGTCGCATCCACGACATCTTCCTGGCGCGGCTGACCGATCTCGAGCATCGCGTCGAGCGCGAGCTCGAGCGGCCGGCGCCGGCCAGCGGTGCATCGCAGGAGCTGGCGCTCGACGCTGCGCGCGAGCTGTGGCGGCTCGGCGCCGGCCTGGTCGCGCTCGCCACCGATGCCGCCCGCCGCCGCGCAGCGCTGGCCGGGCTTGCCGCCTCCGGCCCCGTCGATGAGCTCGGCCTCGATCATGCGCTGGCCGAGACGGTTCGCGAGATCGTGCGGCCGCTGGCGCGGCGCTGGCTCGGCGTGCGCGAAAGCCGCGGAGCCGGTCTTCCCGAGCGCGGCGGCACGCTGGTGCTGATGAACCGCAGCGCCTGGCCGCTGCCGGTCGAGGCGCTGGTGCTGTGGAGCTTCCTGTGCGACGGGCGCGCAGGCGAGCGCGCCATGGTGGCGCTGTGGGACGACGAGCTGCCCGAGCTGCCGTTCGTGCAGGACTTCCTCCGCCGTATCGGAATCCTTTCGGCCACCACCGACAACTGCCGCCTGCTGCTCGAGCGCGGCGCGGTGGTGCTGTCGTTTCCCGAGGGCCGGGCCGCCGGCGCCAAGACCTACGACCGGCGCTATCGCCTGGCGCGCTTCGATCAGAAGGCGCTGATCGCTGCGGCCGTGGAGGCGGGTGCGCGCATCGTTCCGGGCGCGGTGGTCGGCAGCGAGGAGAGCTTTCCCGTCCTCGGCTACGCGGCCGGCCTTCCCATCACGCCGACGTTTCCGCTGCTCGGCCTGGCAGGCCTGCTGCCTCTTCCGCTGGCGTGGAGCTTCCGCCTCGGCGCGCCGGTCGAATACGCGATGATCGACGGCGAGCGCGCCGACGTCGACGGCATCGCCGATGCGGTGCGTGCGCGCATCCAGGCGCTGCTCGGCGAGCTGCTGTCGCAGCGCGAATCGATCGTGATGGGGTGA
- a CDS encoding ArsA-related P-loop ATPase: protein MKGGAARIVFVTGKGGTGKSFLARALARAASARAMAVALVHARPPALAGIASGGHASSNGRSLPFRQIELDEREALESFLTRILRLGFVARRLLDSRTFSAVAAAAPGVSDLVRLLGITALSRPEHGLDLIVVDAPATGHSLPLLTAPRRILELAPMGPVAREARIAQAIVENPARFVPVIMTTPEELAVTETLALHEDIARAGVAAARVVVNGMWPAHLQAPEADWLLSSAASADAALHWKRHRRQVELIDMLEARVGACPRLPFAFHEGETSPAAVAAVLDLLVPDGGARRP from the coding sequence GTGAAGGGCGGCGCTGCGCGCATCGTCTTCGTCACCGGCAAGGGCGGGACGGGGAAAAGCTTTCTTGCGCGCGCGCTGGCCCGCGCCGCCTCGGCGCGCGCGATGGCGGTTGCGCTGGTGCATGCGCGCCCGCCGGCCCTCGCCGGCATCGCCAGCGGAGGCCATGCCTCCTCCAACGGCCGCTCCCTGCCCTTTCGCCAGATCGAGCTGGACGAGCGCGAGGCGCTCGAGAGCTTCCTGACGCGCATCCTGCGCCTGGGCTTCGTCGCTCGCCGCCTGCTCGACAGCCGCACGTTCTCGGCCGTCGCCGCCGCCGCCCCGGGCGTCAGCGATCTGGTGCGCCTGCTCGGCATCACCGCGCTGTCGCGGCCCGAGCACGGCCTCGACCTGATCGTCGTGGACGCACCGGCCACCGGCCACAGCCTGCCGCTGCTGACGGCGCCCCGTCGCATCCTGGAGCTGGCTCCGATGGGACCCGTCGCGCGCGAGGCACGCATTGCGCAGGCCATCGTCGAGAATCCGGCGCGCTTCGTCCCCGTCATCATGACGACTCCCGAGGAGCTGGCGGTCACCGAGACGCTGGCTCTCCACGAAGACATCGCGCGCGCCGGCGTTGCTGCCGCGCGCGTCGTCGTCAACGGAATGTGGCCGGCGCATCTCCAGGCGCCGGAGGCGGACTGGCTGCTTTCGTCGGCCGCCTCCGCCGATGCCGCGCTCCACTGGAAGCGCCACCGCCGCCAGGTCGAGCTCATCGACATGCTCGAAGCGCGCGTCGGTGCCTGTCCGCGCCTGCCGTTCGCGTTTCACGAGGGCGAGACGTCGCCGGCCGCCGTCGCCGCGGTGCTCGACCTGCTCGTCCCCGACGGCGGAGCGAGGCGGCCGTGA